A single region of the Legionella oakridgensis ATCC 33761 = DSM 21215 genome encodes:
- the ceg17 gene encoding Dot/Icm T4SS effector Ceg17 has protein sequence MPLTETGYVLQYTGLRFTEDSFTSTNQYIDPDVSLSPFQAFVERFSNLGALVIRNHLSHGKRAGLLQQIARIDYATNPVERPAEGSDEIGLFFREKMGGRPIHATVTTTQAYEHNAHCTLGQGKVLNTRAQPLIHTNSKGYYGEQGVWDILHAPVWNVGRGMQFELKNQGFKYVTCPAGITSEQRSLLDGMLRTRRPRLEEDNTLHLEDTILTAADISTLNIITDDKKTYTKETNGLAIQVKFSGAESTPAPLGWIIHEATGEILPQDITEDIIRVTAISKGGFYERTKAQQAILQAGRLSNTSGLGLFVQNQAFNAMYAIFDYLQKYEFDPRPLLDNALFVMKKRLTEKFASEPDVIDDLLTGALLNEIVEPLHVSRPRSERAALPIRFTNSSHVCCNNLKAIAYAFDLKDHDGASLFKSYDDAPLVEPTPSMIDRRLNGELATPSFNTGVHVSAVLSAAGLVAEQMILEQLLARALESEAPIEASDLYKLCLNVLENEARAGALVRQLMELARTIGVQGKNPDAPKLALGLQYSYCQELVAALREGLGLDQLARISCLFGFPGKSTQDVVTEMSRDDQEKLQTILKALYKIGNHLQSSRHTSVEAEHSHGLNAGVIPLMEHLSPSLIVELHGAASHRPKASVPAVTPENIHKRLSTQDFVTGCPFLARRQKERRIAIVSPPPVEPSRGIAQLLSSVGSFLWENKTHIAVAAGAVAVEYLI, from the coding sequence ATGCCGTTAACAGAAACAGGTTATGTCTTACAATACACCGGGCTGCGTTTTACCGAAGATTCATTTACTTCTACCAATCAATACATCGATCCAGATGTTTCACTATCGCCATTTCAAGCATTTGTCGAGCGTTTTAGCAATCTTGGGGCATTGGTGATTCGTAATCATTTGTCTCATGGCAAACGAGCGGGTCTGCTGCAACAGATTGCAAGAATTGACTATGCAACCAATCCAGTTGAGCGACCAGCCGAAGGAAGCGACGAAATTGGTTTGTTTTTCCGAGAAAAAATGGGTGGCCGACCAATTCATGCTACCGTTACTACAACGCAAGCGTATGAACACAATGCCCATTGTACCTTAGGACAAGGTAAAGTATTAAATACCAGGGCACAGCCTTTGATTCATACCAATTCCAAAGGTTATTATGGGGAACAAGGCGTCTGGGACATTCTGCATGCACCCGTTTGGAATGTTGGCCGTGGCATGCAATTTGAATTGAAAAATCAAGGTTTTAAATACGTAACGTGTCCTGCTGGAATCACATCGGAACAACGATCATTACTGGATGGAATGCTTCGAACACGTCGTCCTCGTCTTGAAGAAGACAATACACTTCACCTGGAAGATACGATATTGACGGCAGCCGACATTTCGACCTTGAATATCATCACCGATGATAAAAAAACATACACCAAAGAAACCAATGGATTGGCTATTCAAGTAAAATTCAGCGGTGCAGAAAGTACCCCAGCGCCGTTAGGCTGGATCATTCACGAAGCAACGGGTGAAATTTTGCCGCAGGATATTACTGAAGACATCATACGGGTAACCGCCATCTCCAAAGGTGGATTTTATGAACGTACTAAAGCTCAACAAGCTATTTTACAGGCAGGGCGTTTAAGTAACACTTCTGGCTTGGGGTTATTTGTTCAAAATCAAGCATTTAATGCCATGTACGCTATTTTTGATTATCTTCAAAAATATGAATTTGATCCACGTCCATTGTTAGACAATGCTTTGTTTGTTATGAAAAAACGACTGACAGAAAAATTTGCAAGCGAACCGGATGTCATTGATGATTTACTGACAGGGGCATTGCTCAATGAAATTGTAGAACCTTTGCACGTCAGCCGTCCCAGAAGCGAACGAGCAGCATTACCAATTCGCTTTACGAATTCAAGCCATGTATGTTGCAATAATCTTAAAGCCATTGCTTATGCGTTTGACTTAAAAGATCATGATGGTGCTTCCTTATTTAAATCTTACGATGATGCACCGTTAGTTGAACCAACGCCCTCCATGATTGATAGGAGACTGAACGGTGAATTGGCAACCCCTTCTTTCAATACTGGCGTTCATGTAAGCGCTGTTTTATCTGCAGCAGGTTTGGTTGCTGAACAAATGATATTAGAGCAATTACTGGCCAGGGCACTGGAGTCTGAAGCACCAATAGAAGCCAGCGACTTATATAAGCTATGCCTTAATGTATTGGAAAATGAAGCTCGAGCGGGAGCATTGGTTCGTCAATTAATGGAATTAGCCAGAACAATCGGTGTTCAAGGTAAAAACCCTGATGCTCCCAAATTAGCCTTAGGTTTACAATACAGTTATTGCCAAGAGTTGGTTGCTGCATTACGTGAAGGCTTAGGACTTGACCAACTAGCAAGGATAAGCTGTTTATTTGGTTTTCCAGGAAAATCGACTCAAGACGTCGTGACCGAAATGAGCCGGGATGATCAAGAAAAGCTTCAAACCATTCTGAAAGCCTTATACAAAATAGGAAATCATTTACAAAGCTCCCGACATACTTCTGTTGAAGCAGAACATTCTCACGGCCTCAATGCCGGTGTTATTCCTCTTATGGAACATTTATCGCCATCGTTGATCGTTGAACTGCATGGGGCAGCAAGTCATCGACCCAAAGCCAGCGTTCCTGCAGTCACACCAGAAAACATTCATAAACGACTTTCCACCCAAGATTTTGTAACCGGTTGTCCTTTTCTTGCACGCCGTCAAAAAGAACGTAGAATAGCCATAGTATCGCCACCACCGGTTGAACCATCTAGGGGGATCGCTCAATTACTGAGTAGCGTTGGAAGTTTCCTTTGGGAAAACAAAACTCATATTGCAGTTGCTGCTGGGGCCGTCGCTGTCGAGTATCTGATATAG
- a CDS encoding NGG1p interacting factor 3 protein, NIF3, with translation MAVISNGRNNAIPTYFYVPESHLDAVKHALFSIGAGRQGDYGETCWQTLGQGQFRPLAGANPAIGELGELTFVNEYKVEMLCSAELIHLAVQTLKEAHPYEEPAYAIIRLETY, from the coding sequence TTGGCTGTAATATCAAATGGAAGAAATAATGCAATACCAACTTATTTTTATGTACCTGAAAGCCATCTTGATGCAGTAAAGCATGCCTTATTTAGTATTGGCGCAGGCAGGCAAGGAGACTACGGTGAGACTTGCTGGCAAACACTAGGCCAAGGCCAATTTCGTCCGCTTGCAGGAGCTAATCCCGCCATTGGTGAATTAGGAGAGTTAACGTTTGTTAATGAATACAAAGTTGAAATGCTTTGTTCTGCTGAATTAATTCACTTGGCTGTACAAACATTAAAAGAAGCACATCCTTATGAAGAACCAGCGTATGCCATCATTCGTTTGGAAACATATTAG
- a CDS encoding thioredoxin family protein, whose translation MAKTPSTMLPLGTHAPEFSLPDVVGGKNINLRSNQNVIATVIMFICNHCPYVKHVNHELTRLATDYMAKNIRFLAINSNDVESYPDDSPENMIKTAQKYHYPFPYLYDETQEVAKAYHAACTPDFFVYDKNLILAYRGQLDDSRPGNSIEPDGHSIRTVLDCLINGSPVPENQKPSIGCNIKWKK comes from the coding sequence ATGGCAAAAACACCATCAACGATGTTGCCTCTTGGAACGCATGCTCCTGAATTTTCATTGCCTGATGTTGTTGGTGGAAAAAACATTAATCTGCGTAGCAATCAAAATGTTATTGCCACAGTCATTATGTTTATTTGCAATCATTGTCCTTATGTAAAGCACGTTAATCATGAGTTAACCCGACTTGCAACGGATTATATGGCAAAAAATATCCGCTTTCTTGCAATTAACTCCAATGATGTCGAAAGCTACCCGGATGACTCCCCTGAAAATATGATAAAAACCGCTCAAAAGTATCACTATCCTTTTCCTTATTTGTATGACGAAACGCAAGAAGTTGCCAAGGCTTACCATGCTGCCTGCACACCAGACTTCTTCGTGTATGATAAAAATCTTATTTTGGCCTATCGTGGACAATTGGATGACTCGCGTCCTGGGAATAGTATAGAGCCTGATGGGCATTCCATACGAACCGTGCTTGATTGTCTTATTAATGGAAGTCCTGTTCCTGAAAATCAGAAACCAAGTATTGGCTGTAATATCAAATGGAAGAAATAA
- a CDS encoding NAD-dependent succinate-semialdehyde dehydrogenase, whose amino-acid sequence MQIKTINPATEEILQSYPLFKEEQVHAFIDAAHLCYQAWRKTSFSQRRQRMLKMAELLRKKQEEYAALMAKEMGKPLTAGKSEIEKCAWVCEHFAKQAEQYLAPRLIQTEMTKTKVCYQPLGVVFAIMPWNFPFWQVFRFAAPTIMAGNAAILKHAPISTGAGNAIAELFLEAGFPEHLFQHFILDNELAAKVIANEKIVGVSLTGSEKAGSIVASHAASHLKKSVLELGGNDPYIILADADLELAANCVVTSRMNNSGQVCIAAKRTIVVDEVVEEFVEHIVKLVEKFQMGNPLDPSTNFGPMARKDLRDTLHQQVLDSEKKGAKILRGGTVPHRKGFYYPPTILTNVSPGMPAFDDELFGPVIAIVSAEDEAHAIRLANQSKYGLGGAVFTSDLARGEKIATEEIEVGSCFVNTYVASDPRVPFGGIKRSGFGREISREGILEFVNTKTVSIK is encoded by the coding sequence ATGCAAATCAAAACAATTAATCCGGCTACCGAAGAAATATTGCAATCATACCCCTTATTTAAAGAAGAACAGGTTCATGCCTTTATTGATGCAGCCCATCTGTGTTATCAGGCATGGCGTAAAACAAGTTTTTCACAACGGCGACAACGCATGTTGAAGATGGCTGAACTTCTTCGAAAGAAACAAGAAGAATATGCCGCGCTTATGGCTAAAGAAATGGGAAAGCCGCTAACTGCTGGGAAAAGTGAAATTGAAAAATGCGCCTGGGTTTGTGAACATTTTGCCAAACAAGCAGAACAGTATCTTGCGCCAAGATTGATTCAGACTGAAATGACAAAAACAAAGGTATGTTATCAACCTTTAGGGGTAGTCTTTGCTATTATGCCATGGAATTTTCCCTTCTGGCAGGTTTTTCGATTTGCAGCGCCTACCATCATGGCTGGAAACGCGGCCATTTTGAAACATGCTCCTATTTCCACTGGAGCTGGTAATGCTATTGCCGAATTATTTCTTGAAGCCGGTTTCCCTGAGCATTTATTTCAGCATTTTATCTTAGACAATGAGTTGGCTGCGAAAGTCATTGCCAATGAAAAAATTGTCGGTGTTAGTCTGACTGGTAGTGAAAAAGCAGGAAGTATTGTGGCAAGCCACGCAGCGAGTCATTTAAAAAAATCCGTATTGGAGTTGGGAGGGAACGATCCTTATATTATTCTTGCAGACGCTGATCTTGAACTGGCGGCAAATTGTGTGGTCACTTCACGCATGAATAATAGTGGCCAGGTTTGTATTGCAGCAAAAAGAACGATTGTTGTTGATGAAGTGGTGGAGGAGTTTGTTGAGCACATTGTGAAGCTGGTGGAAAAATTTCAAATGGGAAACCCACTCGATCCTTCAACCAATTTTGGGCCTATGGCACGCAAAGATTTACGGGATACACTGCATCAGCAAGTGCTTGATAGCGAAAAAAAAGGCGCTAAAATACTGCGCGGCGGGACTGTTCCTCATCGCAAAGGCTTTTATTATCCTCCTACCATATTGACAAACGTTAGTCCTGGCATGCCCGCGTTTGATGATGAATTATTTGGGCCTGTTATTGCGATAGTGAGTGCTGAAGATGAGGCACATGCCATTCGTTTAGCGAATCAAAGCAAGTATGGTTTGGGTGGTGCTGTATTTACCAGTGATTTAGCGCGTGGTGAAAAAATTGCGACGGAAGAAATCGAAGTAGGCAGTTGTTTTGTAAACACTTATGTCGCCTCAGATCCGCGTGTACCGTTTGGGGGAATTAAACGCTCGGGGTTTGGACGAGAAATATCAAGAGAAGGAATTCTTGAGTTCGTTAATACCAAAACAGTCAGTATCAAATGA
- a CDS encoding L,D-transpeptidase: protein MQTNQLIIIVAQSQQMHCYEQDELFKTYPVSTGKNGLGEQQGSECTPRGWHRIHSIIGLENEVNSVFVGRLWTGEIYSSELAVKYPGRDWILTRILQLDGLEPGRNKGGNVDSLERYIYIHGTPDTTPLGIPGSRGCVRMHNQDIIELANWVKIDTRVCIE from the coding sequence ATGCAAACGAATCAATTAATCATTATAGTCGCGCAATCTCAGCAGATGCATTGTTATGAGCAGGATGAGCTTTTTAAAACTTATCCTGTGTCTACTGGTAAAAATGGATTGGGTGAACAACAGGGCAGTGAGTGTACCCCACGTGGCTGGCATAGAATTCATAGCATCATTGGCCTCGAGAATGAGGTCAATAGCGTTTTCGTTGGCAGACTTTGGACTGGTGAAATATACAGCTCTGAGTTGGCAGTAAAATATCCTGGCCGCGACTGGATTCTGACGCGTATATTACAATTAGATGGTTTGGAACCTGGCCGTAATAAAGGAGGCAATGTAGACAGCTTGGAACGTTATATTTATATTCATGGCACGCCTGATACGACTCCACTAGGAATTCCTGGTTCCCGTGGCTGTGTACGCATGCATAATCAAGATATTATAGAATTGGCAAATTGGGTAAAAATAGATACCCGGGTGTGTATAGAATAA
- a CDS encoding cytochrome b, producing MLKQAVDTYSKSSKIIHWLSAVIVIAMLSLSFFLEDLPERHQPLGYLTHKSFGLVVLFLLFLRIIWIFYRGKPSLPPTVPGWQKILARSVQYGLYIFLFAMPMSGWIMSVAANRTPIFFGLFPVPLPITPNKELATFMNETHEVIAWILIVLIVLHVAGAMKHFFLDKDDVLQSMLPGSRKGKQDADALQSNTETGDQIRHLQQ from the coding sequence GTGTTAAAACAGGCTGTAGATACTTATTCAAAGAGTTCTAAAATAATTCACTGGTTAAGTGCTGTCATTGTGATAGCCATGTTGTCATTAAGTTTTTTTCTGGAAGACTTGCCTGAAAGGCATCAACCGTTGGGGTATCTGACGCATAAGTCGTTTGGATTAGTTGTTCTTTTCCTGCTTTTTTTGCGTATTATTTGGATATTTTATCGCGGTAAGCCATCTTTACCGCCCACCGTCCCTGGTTGGCAAAAAATATTGGCAAGAAGTGTGCAATACGGCTTGTATATATTTTTGTTCGCCATGCCAATGAGCGGCTGGATTATGTCAGTGGCTGCAAATAGAACGCCCATTTTTTTTGGATTATTTCCAGTTCCTTTGCCAATTACGCCGAATAAAGAACTGGCAACATTCATGAATGAAACTCATGAAGTCATTGCCTGGATTTTAATTGTCCTGATTGTGTTGCATGTTGCCGGTGCTATGAAACATTTCTTCCTTGATAAGGATGATGTGTTGCAAAGCATGTTACCCGGCTCTAGGAAAGGCAAACAGGATGCTGATGCCCTTCAATCAAACACTGAGACGGGTGATCAAATAAGACACTTGCAGCAATGA